A region from the Pseudomonas promysalinigenes genome encodes:
- a CDS encoding MFS transporter translates to MSKSNTSERRLRAPSLEGILWQLAQVFWVGGLWVFHVGLVPALKVSGLAPLLVQDVAGQIDRWLIGVALLGLLTQLAVLARVDGLAAWWRQFRGQMLLLGLAACVGYYTLRYGISVGERWQMFCFLVLGFSGIVLVAQPVPLRARQARH, encoded by the coding sequence GCGGGCGCCATCCCTTGAGGGGATCCTCTGGCAACTGGCCCAGGTTTTCTGGGTCGGTGGCCTTTGGGTGTTCCATGTGGGGTTGGTGCCGGCGCTGAAAGTCAGTGGCCTTGCACCCTTGCTGGTGCAGGATGTCGCCGGGCAGATCGACCGTTGGTTGATCGGCGTGGCACTGCTTGGTTTGCTCACTCAGCTGGCGGTATTGGCGAGAGTGGACGGCCTGGCGGCCTGGTGGCGGCAGTTTCGCGGGCAAATGCTGTTGTTGGGCCTTGCGGCCTGCGTGGGGTACTACACCTTGCGCTACGGTATTTCGGTCGGCGAGCGCTGGCAGATGTTCTGTTTCCTGGTGCTGGGTTTCTCCGGCATCGTGCTGGTAGCCCAGCCGGTCCCGCTCAGGGCGCGCCAAGCGCGCCACTGA
- the yhbY gene encoding ribosome assembly RNA-binding protein YhbY produces MPLNNEQKKQYKSIGHDLKPVLIVAGNGLNEGVIAELERALADHELIKVEIRSEDREERAAAIAELCKAGRAELVQTIGKKALIYRKNPQPNKQLSNIHRYK; encoded by the coding sequence ATGCCGCTCAATAACGAGCAGAAGAAGCAATACAAATCCATTGGTCACGACCTCAAGCCGGTCCTGATCGTCGCTGGCAACGGTTTGAACGAAGGCGTCATCGCTGAACTTGAGCGTGCACTGGCCGACCATGAACTGATCAAGGTCGAAATCCGCTCGGAAGACCGCGAAGAACGTGCCGCAGCCATTGCCGAACTGTGCAAGGCAGGTCGTGCCGAGCTGGTACAGACCATTGGCAAGAAGGCGTTGATCTATCGCAAGAACCCACAGCCAAACAAGCAACTGTCCAACATTCACCGTTACAAGTAA
- the rlmE gene encoding 23S rRNA (uridine(2552)-2'-O)-methyltransferase RlmE — protein MVQRSKSSANWLREHFNDPFVKQAQKDGYRSRASYKLLEIQEKDRLIRPGMSVIDLGAAPGGWSQVTSRLIGGQGRLIASDILEMDSIPDVTFIQGDFTQDEVLQQILQAVGDSHVDLVISDMAPNMSGTPAVDMPRAMFLCELALDLATRVLKPGGDFLIKIFQGEGFDMYLKDVRSKFDKVQMRKPSSSRDRSREQYLLGRGFKGA, from the coding sequence GTGGTACAACGTTCCAAAAGCAGCGCAAACTGGCTGCGAGAGCATTTCAACGATCCTTTTGTGAAACAGGCGCAGAAGGACGGCTACCGCTCGCGTGCTAGCTACAAACTCCTGGAGATCCAGGAGAAAGACCGTCTTATTCGTCCCGGCATGAGCGTCATCGACCTCGGCGCGGCCCCGGGGGGCTGGTCACAGGTGACCAGTCGTCTGATTGGTGGTCAGGGGCGACTGATCGCCTCGGACATCCTGGAAATGGACTCCATCCCCGACGTGACCTTCATCCAAGGTGATTTCACCCAGGACGAAGTGCTGCAACAGATATTGCAGGCGGTCGGTGATTCGCACGTGGACCTTGTGATTTCAGACATGGCCCCCAATATGAGTGGTACGCCTGCGGTCGACATGCCGCGAGCCATGTTCCTCTGCGAGCTGGCCCTGGATCTGGCGACCCGCGTGCTCAAACCAGGCGGGGACTTCCTGATCAAGATCTTCCAGGGTGAGGGTTTCGATATGTACCTCAAGGACGTGCGTAGCAAGTTCGACAAGGTGCAGATGCGCAAGCCTTCGTCATCGCGGGATCGTTCCCGTGAGCAGTACTTGCTGGGCAGGGGTTTCAAAGGAGCATGA
- the ftsH gene encoding ATP-dependent zinc metalloprotease FtsH has protein sequence MAKNLILWLIIAAVLVTVMNNFSSPNEPQTLNYSDFIQQVKDGKVERVTVDGYIITGKRTDGDNFKTVRPAITDNGLIGDLVDNHVVVEGKQPEQQSIWTQLLVASFPILVIIAVFMFFMRQMQGGAGGKGGPMSFGKSKARLLSEDQVKTTLADVAGCDEAKEEVGELVEFLRDPGKFQRLGGRIPRGVLMVGPPGTGKTLLAKAIAGEAKVPFFTISGSDFVEMFVGVGASRVRDMFEQAKKHAPCIIFIDEIDAVGRHRGAGMGGGHDEREQTLNQLLVEMDGFEMNDGIIVIAATNRPDVLDPALLRPGRFDRQVVVGLPDIRGREQILKVHMRKAPIGDNVNPAVIARGTPGFSGADLANLVNEAALFAARANKRLVEMKEFELAKDKIMMGAERKTMVMSEKEKRNTAYHEAGHAIVGRLVPEHDPVYKVSIIPRGRALGVTMFLPEEDRYSLSKRALISQICSLYGGRIAEEMTLGFDGVTTGASNDIMRASQIARNMVTKWGLSEKLGPLMYAEEEGEVFLGRSAGSQHASVSGETAKLIDSEVRSIIDQCYATAKQLLIENRDKLEAMTEALMKYETIDSDQIDDIMAGRTPREPRDWDDDKNSGTPAAQDDRPESPIGGPAAQH, from the coding sequence ATGGCAAAGAATCTGATCCTCTGGTTGATCATCGCAGCCGTCCTGGTGACGGTGATGAACAACTTCTCCAGCCCTAACGAGCCGCAGACCCTCAACTACTCCGACTTCATCCAGCAGGTCAAGGATGGCAAGGTCGAGCGTGTGACTGTCGACGGCTACATCATCACGGGTAAGCGCACCGACGGTGACAACTTCAAGACCGTCCGCCCAGCCATCACCGACAATGGCTTGATCGGCGACCTGGTCGACAATCACGTGGTCGTCGAAGGCAAGCAGCCCGAGCAGCAGAGCATCTGGACCCAGCTGTTGGTGGCGAGCTTCCCGATATTGGTAATCATCGCCGTATTCATGTTCTTCATGCGCCAGATGCAGGGTGGTGCAGGGGGCAAGGGTGGGCCGATGAGCTTTGGCAAGAGCAAGGCGCGGCTGCTGTCCGAAGATCAGGTCAAGACCACGCTGGCTGACGTCGCCGGTTGCGACGAAGCCAAGGAAGAGGTTGGCGAGCTGGTCGAGTTCCTGCGCGACCCAGGCAAGTTCCAGCGCCTGGGCGGCCGCATTCCGCGCGGGGTGCTGATGGTCGGCCCGCCTGGCACGGGTAAAACATTGCTGGCAAAAGCCATTGCCGGTGAAGCCAAGGTGCCGTTCTTCACCATCTCTGGTTCCGACTTCGTCGAGATGTTCGTCGGCGTTGGTGCCAGCCGTGTGCGTGATATGTTCGAGCAGGCCAAGAAGCACGCGCCTTGCATCATCTTCATCGACGAGATCGACGCGGTGGGCCGCCATCGTGGTGCCGGCATGGGCGGTGGTCACGACGAGCGTGAGCAAACCCTCAACCAGCTGCTGGTGGAGATGGACGGCTTTGAAATGAACGATGGCATCATCGTCATCGCCGCCACCAACCGCCCGGACGTGCTCGACCCTGCGCTGTTGCGCCCTGGTCGCTTCGACCGCCAGGTCGTGGTGGGCTTGCCGGATATCCGCGGCCGTGAGCAGATTCTCAAGGTGCACATGCGCAAGGCGCCGATCGGCGATAACGTCAACCCGGCTGTGATTGCCCGTGGTACCCCTGGTTTCTCCGGTGCCGACCTGGCCAACCTGGTCAACGAGGCTGCGCTGTTTGCGGCACGTGCCAACAAGCGCTTGGTCGAGATGAAAGAGTTCGAGCTGGCCAAAGACAAGATCATGATGGGCGCGGAGCGCAAAACCATGGTCATGTCCGAGAAAGAAAAACGAAACACCGCTTACCACGAAGCGGGCCACGCCATCGTCGGGCGCCTGGTGCCTGAGCACGACCCAGTCTACAAGGTTTCGATCATTCCCCGTGGTCGAGCCCTGGGTGTGACCATGTTCCTGCCGGAAGAAGACCGTTACAGCCTGTCCAAACGCGCTTTGATCAGCCAGATCTGCTCGTTGTACGGCGGCCGTATTGCCGAGGAAATGACCTTGGGCTTCGATGGTGTCACCACCGGTGCCTCCAACGACATCATGCGCGCCAGCCAGATCGCTCGTAACATGGTGACCAAATGGGGCCTGTCGGAAAAACTAGGCCCGCTGATGTACGCCGAAGAAGAAGGTGAGGTGTTCCTCGGTCGTAGCGCTGGCAGCCAGCACGCAAGCGTCTCCGGTGAAACCGCTAAGCTGATCGACTCCGAAGTGCGCAGCATCATCGACCAGTGCTATGCCACGGCCAAGCAGCTGTTGATCGAGAACCGCGACAAGCTTGAAGCGATGACCGAAGCGCTGATGAAGTACGAAACCATCGACTCCGATCAGATCGACGACATCATGGCTGGCCGTACACCGCGTGAGCCTCGCGATTGGGACGATGATAAGAACTCGGGCACTCCAGCAGCCCAGGACGATCGTCCGGAATCGCCGATCGGCGGGCCGGCAGCGCAACACTAA
- the folP gene encoding dihydropteroate synthase codes for MSSVQYPTRLPCGNRVLDLSRTHVMGILNVTPDSFSDGGRFSQRDEALRHAEAMITAGATLIDIGGESTRPGARAVSVTEEIERVAPMVEAINSRFDVVISVDTSTPAVIRESARLGAGLINDVRALERDGALDAAADTGLPVCLMHMRGEPGNMQDDPHYDDVAAEVGSYLEQRMAACAAAGIPAERIILDPGFGFAKTLAHNLSLFKHLEAFYRLGRPLLVGVSRKSMIGLTLNRPVDERLYGSLALAALAMTKGASILRVHDVAETVDVVRMIAAVQNAE; via the coding sequence ATGAGCTCAGTGCAGTACCCGACCCGGTTGCCTTGCGGCAACCGGGTTCTTGACCTTTCCCGTACCCATGTTATGGGTATTCTCAATGTCACCCCGGATTCCTTCTCCGATGGCGGTCGCTTTAGCCAGCGCGACGAGGCGTTGCGCCATGCCGAGGCGATGATCACGGCTGGCGCCACCTTGATCGACATCGGGGGTGAGTCGACCCGGCCCGGTGCGCGCGCGGTTTCGGTCACTGAAGAGATCGAACGCGTGGCGCCGATGGTCGAGGCCATCAACAGCCGGTTCGATGTGGTGATCTCAGTCGATACTTCCACGCCCGCGGTGATCCGCGAATCGGCGCGCCTTGGTGCTGGCCTGATCAACGACGTACGTGCCCTGGAGCGCGACGGCGCCCTGGATGCCGCGGCGGACACCGGCTTGCCGGTTTGCCTTATGCATATGCGTGGCGAGCCTGGGAACATGCAGGATGATCCGCATTACGACGATGTCGCCGCCGAGGTTGGGAGCTACCTCGAACAGCGCATGGCGGCGTGCGCTGCTGCAGGTATCCCCGCTGAGCGCATCATTCTTGATCCAGGTTTCGGGTTCGCCAAGACACTGGCGCACAACCTCAGCCTGTTCAAGCATCTCGAAGCGTTCTATCGCCTTGGTCGCCCGCTGCTGGTGGGCGTTTCGCGCAAAAGCATGATCGGCCTTACGTTGAACCGTCCGGTCGATGAGCGGCTGTACGGCAGCCTCGCGCTGGCAGCATTGGCTATGACCAAGGGTGCCAGCATTCTGCGCGTCCATGATGTGGCCGAAACCGTCGATGTCGTGCGCATGATCGCCGCGGTGCAGAACGCCGAATAA
- the glmM gene encoding phosphoglucosamine mutase — protein sequence MSRKYFGTDGIRGRVGEYPITPDFMLKLGWAAGMAFRKQGNCRVLVGKDTRISGYMFESALEAGLSAAGADVMLLGPMPTPAIAYLTRTFHAEAGIVISASHNPHDDNGIKFFSGQGTKLPDEVELMIEELLDQPMTVVESSKLGKVSRINDAAGRYIEFCKSSVPSSTGFEGLKLVVDCAHGATYKVAPSVFRELGADVTVLHAQPDGLNINEGCGSTHIESLQAAVLVGHADLGIAFDGDGDRVLMVDHTGAIVDGDELLYIIARDLHERGKLQGGVVGTLMSNLGLELALKDLDIPFVRAKVGDRYVMAELLERDWLIGGENSGHVVCCNHTTTGDAIIAALQVLMALKRRGETLAQARQALRKCPQVLINVRFGASKVDPLEHPAVKQASAKVTEAMAGRGRVLLRKSGTEPLVRVMVEGDDENQVRGHAEALAKLVTEVCA from the coding sequence ATGAGCAGAAAATACTTTGGTACCGACGGTATCCGTGGCCGCGTCGGTGAATACCCGATCACGCCGGATTTCATGTTGAAGCTGGGCTGGGCGGCCGGCATGGCCTTTCGCAAGCAAGGCAACTGCCGGGTGCTGGTGGGTAAGGACACGCGTATTTCCGGTTACATGTTCGAATCGGCGCTAGAGGCAGGTTTGTCGGCGGCGGGGGCTGACGTGATGCTGCTCGGGCCGATGCCGACCCCGGCCATCGCGTACCTGACCCGCACCTTCCATGCCGAAGCCGGCATTGTCATCAGTGCCTCGCACAACCCTCACGATGACAACGGCATCAAGTTCTTCTCAGGCCAAGGCACCAAGCTGCCCGACGAAGTCGAATTGATGATCGAAGAGTTGCTCGACCAGCCGATGACCGTGGTCGAATCGAGCAAACTGGGCAAGGTGTCGCGCATCAACGATGCGGCGGGGCGTTACATCGAGTTCTGTAAGAGCAGCGTGCCGAGCAGTACTGGGTTCGAAGGCCTCAAACTGGTGGTCGATTGTGCTCACGGCGCCACCTACAAGGTTGCACCAAGCGTGTTTCGCGAGCTTGGAGCCGATGTGACCGTGCTCCATGCGCAGCCCGACGGCCTGAACATCAACGAGGGTTGCGGCTCGACTCACATCGAATCGTTGCAGGCTGCCGTGCTGGTCGGTCATGCCGACCTGGGTATCGCTTTTGACGGCGATGGTGACCGCGTGCTGATGGTCGATCACACAGGGGCGATCGTCGACGGTGACGAATTGCTGTACATCATTGCTCGCGACCTGCACGAACGTGGCAAGTTGCAGGGCGGGGTGGTCGGCACACTGATGAGCAACCTGGGCCTGGAGCTGGCGCTCAAGGACTTGGATATCCCCTTCGTGCGCGCCAAGGTTGGCGATCGCTACGTGATGGCTGAGCTGCTCGAGCGTGACTGGTTGATTGGCGGGGAGAACTCCGGGCATGTCGTTTGCTGCAATCACACCACGACGGGTGACGCGATCATTGCCGCGCTGCAGGTGCTGATGGCGCTCAAGCGCCGGGGTGAAACCCTGGCTCAGGCTCGCCAGGCGTTGCGCAAGTGCCCTCAGGTGTTGATCAACGTGCGCTTTGGTGCGAGCAAGGTCGACCCGTTGGAGCACCCTGCGGTCAAGCAAGCCAGTGCCAAGGTCACCGAAGCCATGGCTGGGCGTGGGCGCGTGCTGCTGCGTAAATCCGGCACCGAGCCCTTGGTGCGGGTGATGGTCGAAGGCGACGACGAAAACCAGGTGCGCGGCCATGCCGAAGCCTTGGCCAAGCTGGTCACCGAAGTTTGTGCCTGA
- the tpiA gene encoding triose-phosphate isomerase, with translation MRRPMVAGNWKMHGTRASVAELILGLGDMSVPNGVEVAVFPPALFINQVVDGLQGKEIAVGAQNSAIKPEQGALTGEVAPSQLVEAGCKFVLIGHSERRQIIGESEEVLKEKFAAAQLSGLMPVLCVGETLEEREAGKTLEVVGGQLSSIIDAFGVKAFAKAVIAYEPVWAIGTGLTASPQQAQDVHAAIRAQLAAEDAEVAASVQLLYGGSVKAANAAELFGMPDIDGGLIGGASLNADEFGAICRAAGN, from the coding sequence ATGCGTCGCCCCATGGTAGCTGGTAACTGGAAGATGCACGGTACCCGCGCCAGCGTCGCTGAGCTGATCCTGGGCCTGGGCGATATGTCCGTGCCGAACGGTGTCGAAGTAGCGGTGTTTCCACCCGCGTTATTCATCAATCAAGTCGTTGATGGGTTGCAAGGCAAGGAAATCGCCGTCGGAGCACAGAATTCTGCAATAAAGCCCGAACAGGGCGCGCTGACCGGTGAAGTTGCACCCAGTCAGTTGGTTGAAGCAGGTTGCAAGTTTGTCTTGATTGGCCATTCCGAACGCCGCCAGATCATTGGCGAAAGTGAAGAAGTGTTGAAAGAGAAGTTTGCAGCCGCTCAACTTAGTGGTTTAATGCCGGTGCTTTGCGTAGGGGAAACCCTCGAAGAGCGCGAGGCAGGCAAAACCCTCGAAGTTGTCGGGGGTCAACTAAGCAGTATCATCGACGCGTTCGGTGTTAAGGCTTTTGCCAAAGCAGTAATTGCCTATGAGCCTGTTTGGGCCATTGGCACAGGTTTGACGGCTTCGCCTCAGCAGGCTCAGGATGTGCACGCAGCCATCCGGGCGCAGTTGGCAGCCGAAGACGCCGAAGTTGCCGCAAGCGTGCAGCTTCTCTACGGCGGCAGCGTGAAGGCGGCCAATGCGGCCGAACTGTTCGGCATGCCGGATATCGATGGGGGGCTCATTGGTGGAGCTTCCCTGAACGCAGACGAATTCGGTGCAATTTGTCGCGCCGCAGGAAACTGA
- the secG gene encoding preprotein translocase subunit SecG has translation MLETVIVVFHLLAALSLVVLVLLQQGKGAEAGASFGAGASNTVFGSQGSATFLSKLTAILAATFFLTALGLGYFAKQQAHQLSQAGLPDPAVLEVKEQPKPAVNDDVPVLQEQKSETTPKGDVPPPAEEQK, from the coding sequence ATGCTGGAAACAGTTATCGTTGTTTTTCATCTGTTGGCAGCGCTGTCGCTTGTAGTGCTGGTTCTGCTGCAACAGGGTAAAGGTGCGGAAGCAGGAGCATCTTTCGGCGCAGGTGCCTCAAACACCGTGTTCGGAAGCCAAGGTTCTGCAACGTTCCTAAGTAAATTAACTGCTATACTCGCTGCCACTTTCTTTTTGACAGCACTTGGGTTAGGATACTTCGCGAAGCAACAAGCTCACCAGCTTAGCCAAGCAGGTCTTCCAGATCCAGCAGTGCTAGAAGTGAAAGAGCAGCCCAAACCGGCAGTTAATGATGATGTACCGGTGCTCCAGGAGCAGAAGAGCGAAACCACCCCTAAAGG